The Populus trichocarpa isolate Nisqually-1 chromosome 11, P.trichocarpa_v4.1, whole genome shotgun sequence genome has a segment encoding these proteins:
- the LOC7463806 gene encoding 60S ribosomal protein L18a, whose protein sequence is MVTFRFHQYQVVGRALPTQSDEHPKIYRMKLWATNEVRAKSKFWYFLRKLKKVKKSNGQVLAINEIFEKNPTTIKNYGIWLRYQSRTGYHNMYKEYRDTTLNGAVEQMYTEMASRHRVRFPCIQIIKTATIPAKLCKRESTKQFHNSKIKFPLVFKKVRPPSRKLKTTYKASRPNLFM, encoded by the exons atggttaCCTTCAGG TTTCACCAGTACCAGGTGGTCGGGAGAGCACTTCCAACACAGAGCGATGAGCATCCTAAGATCTACCGCATGAAGCTTTGGGCAACTAACGAGGTCCGTGCAAAATCCAAGTTCTG GTACTTCTTGAGGAAGCTTAAGAAAGTCAAGAAGAGCAATGGACAAGTTCTTGCCATCAATGAG ATTTTTGAGAAGAATCCTACCACGATCAAGAATTATGGAATATGGCTGCGATACCAGAGCCGAACTGGTTATCACAACATGTACAAGGAATACCGAGACACGACCCTTAATGGTGCTGTTGAACAAATGTACACTGAGATGGCATCTCGCCATAGGGTGAGGTTTCCATGCATCCAAATCATCAAGACAGCTACCATCCCAGCTAAGCTTTGCAAGAGAGAGAGTACCAAGCAGTTCCACAACTCCAAAATCAAATTCCCATTGGTATTCAAGAAGGTTAGACCCCCATCCAGGAAGCTCAAGACAACATACAAGGCATCCAGGCCCAACCTGTTTATGTGA